TGCCCCTCTTGCCGGCTGACATCCCGTTGGCGCGCCATCTGGCTGCGCGCCTGCCCAAGGGACGGCGGTTTCTGACTTGATGGCTGGACTGGGCAGATGATACTTTTCAGGATCTTGAAAACCTGGGTCGCAGCCGGATTTCGCGTAAGCGCTCAACTGGCTGCGAATATTTTCGCACAAGACCCGGTGTGGCTGACATGAGCGACACTTTATCTGCGATCCGGACCCGGATGGGGCGTGCCGAAGTTGCGATCCTTCTCGTTCTGGGCCTGCTCTGGGGCGGGTCCTATTTTTTCGTCGAAATTCTGCTGCAAAGCCTGCCGCCATTTTCGATCATTGCCGTACGGTTGACCCTGGCCAGCGCAGTCCTGTGGGGGCTGGTGGCGGTGACACGCACACCTGTCCCACGACACGCAGGCGGCTGGGCGACGCTCGCCACGGTCGGACTGATCGGCGTCGCCGTGCCGTTCATGCTGATCGTATGGGGACAAACCCGCATTACGGGTGGCCTGGCGGCCATACTCAACGCCACAGCCCCGCTCTTCACCGTTGTGATCGCGGGGCTGTTTCTGACCGATGAGCGGATCACGCTGGCCAAATTCGGGGGCGTTGCAATCGGTCTGCTCGGCGTCGGGGTGCTGGTCGGGCCGTCGGCGATTCTCAATGCGAATGGCTCCGCGCTGGGTCAGGCCGCGGTCATACTGGCCGCATTATGCTATTCGGTCGCCGGCATCGTCTCGCGACGTTTTTCACGGATCGGCATCTCTCCGCTCATGGTTGCGACGGGGCAATGTAGTCTCGCCGCCATACTGATGGTCCCGCTCGCAATAGCAACAGATGGTCTGGCTCCGCTCGCCGCCGCGCCGTGCGACGCCTGGCTGGCGCTGCTGGCTTTGGCACTACTGTCGACGGTGCTGGCCTATATCCTTTATTTCCGCCTGATCGACCGGGCTGGTGCGACCAATGCGGTGCTCGTCGCCTATCTGATACCCGTCTCAGCCATCGCCTTGGGGGCGATGTTTCTCGGGGAAAGATTAACGCCGATGCAGCTGGCCGGTGGGGCGCTGATCGGCGTCGGTCTTCTTGTGACAGATGGTCGGATTTTCAGCCGCGCTTGAAAATCTTCGATGCGATGATGGACACGAGAATGGCGCCGATGACCGTGCCAATAAAGCCAGCGACTTCGCCCATTGTGTAAAAGCCGAGCGTCTGTCCGAGCCAGGTGAAGAGCAACCCGCCCAGGATTCCGGCAAGGATCATCATGATCAACCCTTTGGGCTCATGACGATCCGGTAGAATGATCTTGGCGACGAATCCGGCAAGCGCCGCGACGATAATAGTCCAGATAATGCTCATGACAGAGGCTCCCACAAATGATGCAAACTTATAGCACGTTAATCCGGCTAGACCAAAGCCGTTCCATGAAAGACCCGCTCAACCGTCCAGCGGAATGACGCCGCGCGGCGTCGTCGCGAAGAAGGCGCGTGGTCCGTCCAGCTCGTCGGCAATCGCCGGATGGCCCACATCGAGCCCGCCCGTAAAGGTTCCGAAGCTGGGCAGGATGATACGCTGTCGGCTGACAGCGAAGCAGGGCCTGGCCACTCCGCCGCGCCGGGTCTGGACCCGTACTTTGGGATGCAGATGTCCGCATAGATTGACGCCCACCGTACCGAATGGATGGGTTGGCAGATGGGTCAGTAGAAAATCGCCGCATTGCAGATGATCCTCGCGCCCGCCGATGAGCCCGTCCGGAATGTCGGGATCATGATTGCCAAGGATCCAGGTGAAGCGTGAAACCCTGGCGACCAGCGCATTGGCCGCGTCAAAATCGCGCGCGCTCATGCGCTCTCCGGCAGCAATGTCGTGGAAGCTGTCGCCGAGCGCAGCAACATGCCGGGGCTGAAAGTGATCGATCAGCGCGTCCAGTCGCGCGAGCGTGTCCATCGTATCATAGGTCGGCAGAGGTGCACCGCCGATAGCCTGCAGATAGGACGCCTTTTCGAAATGCAGATCGGCGACCAGCAAGGTCTCGCAGTCCGGCAGGAAGGCGGCCTTGCGGTAGTCGAACACGATCAGTCCCGCGCGGGTTGCGAACTCAAGCCGTTCCATGACCCGGCGTCGTTGGGGTTGCGGGCGTTCTGGCGCCGCCGTCTGGTTCCTGTTTCGCCGCCCTGTCCACATAATCTCTGACCTGATCCAGCAGCGAGTCGCCGACCCCGTTCATATAGTCCTGAACATGGCTTGCTTCTGCCATGAGCCGGTCCTGGGCTTCGCCGCGAATCCGTTCCTTGCCCACTTGCATCATGGCCGGAATAGACAGGGGGCTGGCATGGGGCAAAGTCCGGAATACAGTCTTGCCAGCAACTTCGCTCAGGAAGCCGCGCAACCGGCCAATGTCGAGCAGGTCGCTTTCCGCCTCCTCCCGCGCGATCCGCAGCAATATGTGATCCGGTTCGTATTTCAGCAGCACGTCATAGATCAGGTCCGTCGAGAACGTGACCTGTTTCATGGTGCGCTGCTGACCGGGCAGGCGCTGTTCGGTCAGTCCGGCAATGGTTGCGATCTTACGGAAACTGCGCTTGATCATTGGCGAATTGACGATCCAGTCGTCCAGCTCGGCATCCAGAATATCCGTATCGAGCAGACCGTCGAGCGAATTGACCGGCTCCAGGCTGGTGATGGTCAGCGCATAATCGGTGATGGTGAAATTGATCGGGGCGAGGCGTTGTGTCTCCATCCGCTTGGTCAGCAGGAAGCCCAGTGCATTATTGACTTTCCGCCCCTCGAATGTGTGGACCAGCAGCACATGATCGTTGCGGTCGAAGAAGCTTTCCACCAGCAATCCGTCAGGTCCAGGCAGGTCGGAGAAGAGCGATTGCAATGTCAGCCACTGTTCGACCTGATCGGGCAGCCGGTGCCATTGTGCCGGATCGCTGACCACGGCGCGCACCCCGTCCGCCAGATAGGAGGAGAGCGGCATCATTCCGCCCGCATAGGCAGGGATTTTCGGTCGGGCCCGCGGGGCGGGAACGGCCTCGACCGCCATGTCGCGAATGCCCTGATAGCGCAGCGTCTCTCCAGCGAAGGCGAATGTATCGCCGGGGTTGAGGTTCATGACGAACCGTTCCTCGATCTCGCCGACGACGCGCCCGCGCTTGGATTTGGGTGATGGAATGCGGCGAACCTTCAGCTTGGCATATTCGACGATGGTGCCGATATTCATGCGGTGTCGCCGCGCGGCGAATTTATCTGCAATCATGTAGCCGCGTGAGGTCTGTCTCAACCGCTTGAACCGCTCATAATTTTTCAGCGCATAACCACCATCGACGGCGAAGGCGAGAATGGCGTCGAAATCCGCCTTGGTGACATGGCGGTAGGGCCAGGCGGAACGGATCTCGGCGAGCGCTTCGCGTTTTTTCAGCGGTCCGGCGCAGCCGCGATTGACCAGATATTGCACGACCACATCCATCGCCCCGTCGGAATAGGTCTCGCCGTCGCGATGACCGCCCTCGATCGCCTGAATGGCGACGTCGCATTCGACGACCTCCAGCGGATTGGTCGGGACCAGAACGGCCTTGGAGGCTTCGTCGATGCGGTGGTTGGACCGTCCGATCCGTTGCAGCAGGCGCGAAACGCCCTTGGGTGCACCGACCTGGATGATTACATCCACATCGCCCCAGTCGATCCCCATCTCGAGCGCCGAAGTCGAGACCACGGCGCGCATCTGTCCCGACGCGATCAGGCTTTCCGTCTTCTGCCGCCGATCGCGGGCCAGCGATCCGTGATAGACGCCGATCGGCAGCCCGTCCTCATTGGCTTCCCAGAGCTGCTGGAACAGCACTTCCGCCTGGGCGCGCGTATTGACGAAGACGATGGCTGTCCGGTGATCGCGAATGATCTGGTAGATGTCGCGCACGGCAAAGCGCGACGAATGTCCGCCCAGCGGGAAGCGCCCTTCCGGCTCGATGATGGTGATCGCCGGCGGCGTATCGCCCGCCACCTCGATCCGGTCGGCGGGTGCGCCTGTCGGACCGAGCCAGGCGGCGGCTTTGTCCGGCTGAGCGACTGTTGCCGACAGGCCGAAACGGACATGATCGGGGGCCAGCGTCTGCAGCCGGGCCAGAGCGAGCGCCGTGAAATCGCCGCGCTTGCCGGTCGTGAAACTATGCATTTCATCGATCACCACGCATTTCAGCGACGCGAAATAATTCGGCGCGTTGTCGTAGGAGAGCAGCAACATCAGCGATTCCGGTGTTGTGAGCAGAATGTCCGGCGGGCGTGTTTGCTGCTTCTTACGCTGATAGCTTTTCGTGTCGCCCGTGCGAATGCCGATCTCGATGGGGAGGCTCAGATCCGTCACGGGCCGCATCAGATTGCGCTCAATATCATTGGTCAGCGCCCGCAGCGGCGAGATGTAGAGTGTATGCAGGGCGGGTTCAGCGTCGCTGGGTCTGTCTTCCTTTTTCTTGGCGAGATCGCAGAGCGATGGCAGGAACCCGGCCAGCGTCTTGCCGCCGCCCGTCGGTGCGATCAGTAGCGTGTCGCGTCCCTGTGCGAATTGGTCCACCATGCGCCGCTGATAATCGCGCACGCGCCATCCCTGCGCGGCGAACCAGCCGTCAATGTCAGACGGAATCAGTGGTTCGGACGATGTAGGCGCGACGGACACAAGATTGGATACGTATGAAAGCGTCGATCCGCTCCGATTCATTTCAGCCCAGGCGCCATTGTCCCACCGGGCATCGGGGCCGCGGCCTTCGTCCATTCTGCGTCGTGAGTGACACGAGCGCGGACTGTGTTCCCTGATGGGGAACGAGAAATAGAACCATTTTCAGCGAACACAGTCCGCGCGCCTGAGGAGCGCATCCGGTCGTCAGCGCCGTGGCCCCGAGGGGCCACCATGGCCTCACCCCGGAGCGGGATAGACGAAGCTGCCCCTTTCGAGGACAGCCTCATCATCCCGGTTTTAGCGGGAGGGCGCATCCGGGGCCTGGTCCGAAACAGACCAGACCTGGGACTCGTATCTCGCCCCCGCCTCACCATTGGTCGCTTCGCCGGGTGGGGCCCTGCGTGCCGTATGACCTCACGCAACGCCCAACCCCCAAGCCCCCGCTCATACCAAAAGCCATACACTCTCTCGTGTCCGAAGCAGGTGAAGCTAGAAAAGCATGGGAAATGAAGGGGTGGACGGAATTGGCAGACTTTCTGACAAGCCTCTGAAAACACCGGCGGCGTTAAAGGTATAGGCGGGGATCAATCCAAGCAGGTCTCTATAATTCCGCTCAGGCCGACTTGATCGGCCTGCCTATTTCCCACCTGTTTCCGCCAGCCGAGACGGCAGGAGATAGGCTCGCCGGTCAAGTCGGCGACAGCGGAAGAAGGGGAGGAAAGTCTATTTCTTCTCTTCCGTCATTGCAGAGCGCGATTGTGCGATCCATGGCAGGGGCCGTCAGGCTAGCCGAGAGATCGAGGCCATGGATCAGACAATCAAGTTGTGTGATGGCGGGAAAGAAAACGCGCCCTTTTTCAAAACCCTCACCGTCCTCTCCCCCTCCGACTTCGCTAACGCTCAGCCACCTCCCCCGGACAGGGGGAGGGGGACCGCGACGCGGGAGTGAACGTGAGCGAACGAAGCGACGGGGTGGAGGGGGAGAGGACGGAGAAATCTGCATCAGAGGATGAACGGTGGCGAAGGTCTCATTCCGTCCCGGCATGCGGGAGCGCCTTCAGCTCTCACGCGCATCCATCATCTTTTAACGGGTCATGACCCCAGTTCTTGAGCGAGTAGGTCCAGTTGCTGGTTTCGACATCCTCTTCCGTCGCGCCCTGACTGCAATGGCGTTTGATATAGCCGACGACCCTAGCCATATGGTCCCACTGATCGTCGCTCAGATCGTCCTTTTTGGTACGTTTTATGGTGACGATGCGGCGACCGGATTTATGACCGGTACTCTCGCCATTGTCGCGATCCCCGACTGACCTGGATTCGTCCGTATCCAGCCAGTCATCCAGTTGTTGGGGCGCCATATTGACGAGGTCGCGCCATTCGTCCCAGATTTGGTCACGGCTTTTGGAAGATGACATGAGGGCGGCTTCTGCTGCGTATGAAAGATCGTGTTTGTAACGGCAGGACCGGTTTTGCGTTCCGCAGGGGAACGTTTTGTCGCGCCGCCCGTCAGGAGTGACATGATGGACCCGGCCCCAATCGACTCCGAAAGCTGGATGGAAGTCCGCGACGGGCAGTTCTACTGCGCGCCCGCCGACGTCTATGTCGACCCGATGGAGCCGAGCCCGCGCGCCGTCATCACCCATGGCCATGCCGATCATGCGCGCAAGGGGCACGGTACAGTCTGGGCGACGCCGGAAACCATGGCGATCATGGATACGCGCTATTACATTTCCGACGATACGGTGCGCGTGCCGCTGCGCTATGGTGAGCGGCATGATCTTGGCGGCGGGGTGACGCTCTGGTTTGCCAGCGCCGGCCACATTCTCGGCTCCGCCCAGGCCGTGTTCGAATATCAGGGCCAGCGCATCGTGGCGGCCGGCGATTTCAAGCGCCATCCCGATCCGACCTGCGCGGCGTTCGAGGTCGTGCCCTGCGACGTGTTCATCACAGAAGCCACTTTCGCCCTGCCGGTGTTTCAGCATCCGCCACTCGAACAAGAGGTGGAAAAGCTGATGCGGAGTATGCGAACGCTCCCAGACCGCACCCACATCGTCGGCGTTTACGCGCTCGGCAAATGCCAACGCGTGATGAAAACATTGCGGCTCGCGGGGTATGAGCACCCATTCTATCTGCACGGCGCGCTGAAACGCCTGACCGAACTCTATGAGAGCTACGGGCAGGATTTCGGGGACTGGCAGCTGGTCAGCGAGATCCCGCGCAAGGATAGGGACCTGTTCCGGGGAAAGATCGTGCTCTGCCCGCCCGCCCAGATCAATGACCGGTGGTCCCGCCGCTTCGCCGACCCGCTTCCGACGGTCGCCAGCGGCTGGATGCAGATCCGAGCGCGGGCCCGCCAGAAGCGCGCCGAGCTGGGTCTGGTGGTCAGCGACCATGCCGACTGGAACGACCTGCTGCGGACGTGCCGCGAAACCCAAGCGAAGACGGTGTGGATCACGCATGGCCGTGTGGAAGCGCTGGAATATGCGCTGAAGAAGGAAGGCATCAACGCGAAGGGGCTGCACCTGATCGGTATGGAAGAGGAGATCGGAGAATGAGCTTTCCCGCCTTCGCCGACCTGCTCGACGACCTCTATTTCACTAACTCCAATCTCGCCAAGGAAGCGATCCTCGCGGAGTTCCTGCGAACGACGCCCGACCCGGACCGGGGGTGGGCGCTGGCGGCGATTGGCGGGACACTCAGTTTCGACCTGTTCAAGCGCAATCTCGTCAAGACGCTGATGGAGGAGCGGATGGACCCGTACCTCTTCCAGCTCTCGCGCCACTATGTCGGCGAGATGAGCGAGACCGTCGCGCTGGCCTGGCCGCAGAGCCCGGATCCCGTCCGCCTCAACCGTCTGCCGGACCTCCATGAGGTGATCGAGGAGTTCAAGGTCCGCAACAAGGCGGGCATCCGGGACTATCTGATCACCCTGCTCGACAATATGGCGCCGCACCAGCGTTGGGCGTTGCTCAAGCTCGGCACGCGGGGACTGCGCATCGGCATGAGCGCACGGACGGTGAAGAAGGCGCTGGCCAATATGAAAGGCGTCGATGTCGGCGTAATCGAGGAGCTGTGGCACGGCATTTCGCCGCCCTATGCGGACCTGTTCGCATGGATCGACGGGACGGCGGCGATGCCAGACATCAGTCAGGTGCTGACCTACTCGCCCGTCATGCTGAGCCATCCGATCGACGAAGAGGCTGATCTGGATCGCCTGTCGCCGGACACCCATACGGCGGAATGGAAATGGGACGGTATCCGCGTGCAGGTGGCGGGCATGAACGGCGCGGCACGCATCTATTCGCGCACGGGCGACGATATCTCGCACAGCTTTCCGGATCTCGCGGCCACCGTGAATTGGGACGCGGTGATCGATGGGGAGTTGCTGGTCCGACCCAATAGCGCGATCGGGTCGTTCAATGATCTGCAACAGCGATTGGGCAAGAAGAAACCTTCGGCTGCGCTCATGAAGCGTCTGCCCGCCCATTTGATCGCCTATGACATCATCAGCCAGGACGGGGTGAGCTTCCGCGAGCAGACGTTGGACGAACGGCGTGACACGTTGAGCGCATTCATCGCCGAACGGAACCCGGATCGCTATTCGCTGTCCGAATTGCTGGACTGGAAATCGGTTGCGGATCTGAAGGCTCTGCGCGAAGACGCCGCCGCCTCAGAGGGCCTTAAAGAGGGGCTGATGATCAAGCGTCGCGATTCTTCTTATGTCGCGGGCCGGCCCAAACACGCCTGGTACAAGTGGAAGCGCGACCCTTTCCTGCTCGATGCCGTTCTGATGTATGCGCAGCGCGGGACGGGCAAGCGCTCATCCTTTTATTCCGACTATACATTCGGGCTCTGGAAGACGGTCGACGGCGAAGAGACGCTTCTGCCCATTGGCAAGGCCTATTTCGGTTTCACGGATGAAGAGCTCAAGCAGCTCGACAGCTGGATCAGACGTCACAAGGTCGCGCGTTTCGGGCCAGTGCAGGAAGTGGAAAAAGAGCTCGTCTTCGAAGTCGCGTTTGATTCCGCTCACCGCAGCGCACGTCACAAATCCGGCTACGCGCTCCGCTTCCCGCGCATCAGCCGCATCCGATGGGACAAACCCGCCCATGAGGCCGACCGGCTCGAAATCATGGAAACGATCATCGGCAAATAGTTTCGCTTGATCGAACACGGATCGATGACGCACAGGTCCTGGTCAACCGGAAAGGACAATATATGCCTGACAGACGCGATATTGCCGTGATCGGACTAGGGACGTTCGGCACGGCCCTGGCCCGCGAAATGTCTCGAATGGGCGACCGGGTTACGGGGATCGACCGGGACGCGCAATGCGTGGGCGCGATGGACGGCGAAATCGATGCCGTCATGCAGGCCGACGCCACGGACGCCAAAGTGCTCAATCACGCCGGGATCGGCAATTTCGACAGCGTCATCGTCGCCATCGGGGACGATATGCAGAGCAGCCTTCTAACCACGCTGGCGGTCATGCAGGCGGGATGTACCGATGTCTATGTCAAGGCCCAGACGCCCGAACATGCCCGTATCCTGAAGGCCATGGGCGTCAACAACCTGCTGGAGCCCGAAGCGAGCTTCGCCTTGCATCTATCGCAGCTGCTGCATAATCCGCACATTGTAGATTTTCTCAATCTCGGAAACGGCAATTATATTGCCACCATCAATGCCCCGTCCGGCACGGCCTGCAGCACGGTCGCCGATCTGCCGCTGGCGAAATATAATCTGGCCTGTATCGGCGTCGATATTGGCGAGCGGATCCTGACTGGCGAGCTGGCGACACACGCGCTGACAATTTCCGACCGATTGATCCTGGCGGGAAAACGGGCCGATTTGCGCCGTTTCGCCCTGCATGGCTAAGCTGTGAACAAACTGTCCATTCCGGCCTGGCTCGTGCTCGTCTACGGGGCCTGGATCGCGCTCGGAACGGCGTTGCTGAAGCTCCCCATCGCCGCCCATCAGCCGGTCAGCTGGATCGATGCGTTTTTCACCGCCGTCTCCGCCGTTACCGTGACCGGTCTAATCGTGGTCGATACCAGCAGTGCCTGGACCCTGTTCGGTCAGGGCGTGATCATGGCGCTGATCCAGTTTGGCGGCCTGGGCCTGATCACCTTTGCCGTCTTCGTGCTCGCGGCTATCGGAGCGCGGATCGACGTCTCGAAGCAGCGCTATCTGGCCGAGGAGCTGAATGTCGATACGATGGGCGGGCTGATCCCATTCGTGAAGCGCATTCTCGGCATTTTCATCGTCTGCGAACTGCTCGGCATGGCGCTGATCGCGACGCAGTTCGTGCCGGAATATGGCTGGGGCATGGGCCTCTGGCATAGCCTGTTCCATTCCATCAGCGCCTTCAACAATGCGGGCTTTTCGACCTTTTCCGACAGTCTGATGGGGTGGGTCGGCAATCCTGTCATCATCTGGACGATCAGTCTGCAATTCATCCTGTCCGGTCTGGGGTTTCTGGTGCTCTCCGAACTGTTCCGGATCCGGCGCTGGCGGCGACTGTCCTTGCATACGCGCCTGATGCTGATCGGGACTCCGCTGCTCATTATTGTCGGTGTCGGCGGTTATGCGGCCCTGGAATGGACCAATCCGGCGACCCTCGGGAGCCTCGACGGTACGTTTGCCCGGTTGCAGGCCAGCTGGTTCGAAGGGGTCACGCCGCGCACGGCGGGGTTCAACGCCATGGATACGGCGGGCGTGACGGACGCAACGGCCCTGCTGACCATGGTGCTGATGTTCATCGGGGGCGGCGCGACGTCGACGGCGGGCGGGATCAAGGTCACGACGGCTTTCGTGCTGTTGCTTGCCACGATCGCCTTTTTCCGCCGATCCGGCGTCATCCATGTGCAGCGCAATGAAATCGGCCCCAGCGCCGGGCTCAAGGTCATGGCGTTGCTGTTCGTCGGATTGATGCTGATCTTCACCGCCCTGTTCGTGCTGATCCTCACGCAGGAGCTCGACTTTCTTGATGCTGCGTTCGAAGTCTTCTCGGCCTTCGGGACGGTCGGTCTGTCGCGCGGCGCGACGGGCGCGCTTGATACGCTTGGCAAATTGACCATCTGCGTCGTCATGTTCCTCGGACGGCTGGGCCCTCTGACACTTGGATTCATGCTGGCGACCAAGACACCGCCGCGCCTGCATTATCCGGAAGGTAAGGTCTATCTTGGATAAAAGTCGTTTAAAGTCTGTGATTTAGCGAAGAGTCTCGGAACATTTCGCCCCTCGCCCCCGTTGCTTTGGTGAACCCGACGCTCTGCCCGCCTGGCAGGGCCGCCCGCAAACCAAGGAGAAACGACACATGGCTATCGAAAATCTGAAACAACTTTACATCGCTGAACTGAAGGACCTGTATGACGCTAACGAACAGGCGAATGCGACCGTCGAGAAGCTGATCGACGCCGCCAGCTGTTCGGACCTGCAGGATGCGCTGAAGCGCTCCATCGAGGGCACGAAGGAAGGCAATGCGGCGATCAAGTCGATCCTCGACAGCCACGGCGAAGGTGTTGGAAACGCGACCTGCAAGGGCATGAAAGGCCTGACCAAGGAAGCCGAAGAACATGTGCTGGATGAAGAATTCGGCGATGACAGTGTTCGCGATGCCATGCTGATCAGCCAGTATCAGCGCATGGCCCACTATGCGATCACCGGTTACGGCACGGTCGAAGCCTTTGCAAAGCGCCTCGGCGATTTCGAAAACGCCGCGACGCTGGAAGAGTGTAAGGAAAAGACGATGGAAGGCGATCTGCGCTTTACCAAACTGGCCCACGCATCCATCAACGAAAAAGCGATGGCCGCCTAACGGCCTGAGCCCATTTACCAAAAAAGCCGTCCGCAGAATCTGCGGGCGGCTTTTTTTGTGTCTGACGAAAATTAGAGGCGGGCTACTCAGCCCGCCTATTCCGCTAATCCTAATTCGGGTGGCGGGTTACGATCCCCGCATTGACTGAATGAAGTCGTCAGCCGCTGAAATGGATTGTTCCATCTCGGCGATCAGGCGCGCCACATCATCTTCCAGATCGGCCTGTTCGCCTTCCAGTGAGGCGATCGAGCGCGCATTCAGATTATGTTTCAGGAAAAGCACGCGGTCACGGAAGACGGATAGAACCGGGTTCATCGATTCGGTGGCGCGGTCCATCTTGTCGGCAAGAACGTCATAGGTCTGCCGGGTCTGCCGCAGCTGGCGTTCGGAGGATCGGCGCAGCCCGGCGTCGGAATAATCATCCAGTTCCGCTTCCCATTCCCGGAACAGATCGCGCGAGACGCGTTTCACGGACTCAACGCGGTTGCGCACTTCGGACGCCTGAGCGTCGGCCCGGTCATAGGCGCGACTGAGATCGTCATAGCGGTCTTCCAGCTCGCCGCCATCGACGGCGACGACCGCGCGGAAAGCGCTCAGCGCATCTTCGAACTCTTCCTTCGCCTCATCCTGCGACTTGGCGACATCGCCGACACGGTCGACCAGTATGTCACGCTTCTCGATGCCAAACTGTTCCTGGATCGTGTAGGCTGCTGTCGCGCAGCCCGTCACGGTGGCCGGCACCAGCATGGCGGCGCACATGATCAAGGCCAGTCGATGTGATGTGTGTCGTGATCGGCTCATTATGGGCTCCCTGAAAGCGTGGTGACCCGGAACGGGCCGTGCTGCTGTGACTAACACAGGGTTGCCGCTTTCGTTCCCGGCTGATGGCGGTCCTGTATCGAGCCTGCCCTGATTGGGGCTGAACCGGGAAAGCCTGCCGACTGTGGCACGGCCCTTCCGCTATCTGCGTCTGCATGGCAGATGAGCGGCATGAGCGCTCCTCTCGATACGACCCCTCGCGATCATCCGGATCAGCGGACCGGTCTGCCCCCGCTTGCGACGGGCGGCGATGTGCCGGGGCAGGTCTTGCGGCTCGATGATACGGAAAACATGCTGAAGTCCAGTTTCCGGACGATGGCCCTGTTCGAATTCTTTGCCGACGCGAAACGTCCGGCCTCGATCGGCGAGATCGCTGACAATCTCAACATGCCGCAAAGCTCGGCCTCGGCCCTGACCAAATCCCTGCTCGATAGCGGCTATCTGGAGCGCGACGTCGAAAGCCGGGCCTTCTATCCGACATTGCGCCTCAGCTTTCTAGGCGACTGGCTGGTCCGGATGGCGGCCCTGCCGGATGACTTCACGGATAATTTGGCCCGACTGTCCGAAACCATCGGCGAGACCGTCTTTCTGGCGATGCGCAACGGGATCTATTCGCAATATATCTACACGCATCACCATGACGGTCCGGTGCGGGAACATGTCGAAACCGGATCGGTGCGCCCA
This genomic window from Algimonas porphyrae contains:
- a CDS encoding DUF2959 family protein, with amino-acid sequence MSRSRHTSHRLALIMCAAMLVPATVTGCATAAYTIQEQFGIEKRDILVDRVGDVAKSQDEAKEEFEDALSAFRAVVAVDGGELEDRYDDLSRAYDRADAQASEVRNRVESVKRVSRDLFREWEAELDDYSDAGLRRSSERQLRQTRQTYDVLADKMDRATESMNPVLSVFRDRVLFLKHNLNARSIASLEGEQADLEDDVARLIAEMEQSISAADDFIQSMRGS
- a CDS encoding potassium channel family protein → MPDRRDIAVIGLGTFGTALAREMSRMGDRVTGIDRDAQCVGAMDGEIDAVMQADATDAKVLNHAGIGNFDSVIVAIGDDMQSSLLTTLAVMQAGCTDVYVKAQTPEHARILKAMGVNNLLEPEASFALHLSQLLHNPHIVDFLNLGNGNYIATINAPSGTACSTVADLPLAKYNLACIGVDIGERILTGELATHALTISDRLILAGKRADLRRFALHG
- a CDS encoding IclR family transcriptional regulator, whose protein sequence is MSAPLDTTPRDHPDQRTGLPPLATGGDVPGQVLRLDDTENMLKSSFRTMALFEFFADAKRPASIGEIADNLNMPQSSASALTKSLLDSGYLERDVESRAFYPTLRLSFLGDWLVRMAALPDDFTDNLARLSETIGETVFLAMRNGIYSQYIYTHHHDGPVREHVETGSVRPLVCSATGYAMLSGDADADIGKLIRRTVHEVENSFWKETAGAALEGVQDTRAQGYAIAVGPSHESTGGIAVALPSRTVRRHLCVGVGGPADVIRERGAEIAPVLRGFVAGLPRSIEDAILGRGALARLPGPE
- a CDS encoding TrkH family potassium uptake protein; this translates as MNKLSIPAWLVLVYGAWIALGTALLKLPIAAHQPVSWIDAFFTAVSAVTVTGLIVVDTSSAWTLFGQGVIMALIQFGGLGLITFAVFVLAAIGARIDVSKQRYLAEELNVDTMGGLIPFVKRILGIFIVCELLGMALIATQFVPEYGWGMGLWHSLFHSISAFNNAGFSTFSDSLMGWVGNPVIIWTISLQFILSGLGFLVLSELFRIRRWRRLSLHTRLMLIGTPLLIIVGVGGYAALEWTNPATLGSLDGTFARLQASWFEGVTPRTAGFNAMDTAGVTDATALLTMVLMFIGGGATSTAGGIKVTTAFVLLLATIAFFRRSGVIHVQRNEIGPSAGLKVMALLFVGLMLIFTALFVLILTQELDFLDAAFEVFSAFGTVGLSRGATGALDTLGKLTICVVMFLGRLGPLTLGFMLATKTPPRLHYPEGKVYLG
- a CDS encoding ferritin-like domain-containing protein, producing the protein MAIENLKQLYIAELKDLYDANEQANATVEKLIDAASCSDLQDALKRSIEGTKEGNAAIKSILDSHGEGVGNATCKGMKGLTKEAEEHVLDEEFGDDSVRDAMLISQYQRMAHYAITGYGTVEAFAKRLGDFENAATLEECKEKTMEGDLRFTKLAHASINEKAMAA